The following are encoded in a window of Psychrobacter sp. P11F6 genomic DNA:
- a CDS encoding DUF4124 domain-containing protein — translation MAYASKINTATKLLMSTAYVLMLSMNASHAIQVYKSVGAHGEVKYSQHAPQNGKNIELIEFRSDGRQSNAGQLAGKTDANQSTNTQSVEEQRVAALEARIKEQEAQANAQRCQSLRNNLTNLNVGGRIYEMDANGKRQYLDGREIELKRERVQQAIDQYCGSSTT, via the coding sequence ACTGCTACCAAACTGCTTATGAGTACTGCGTATGTGCTAATGCTGTCGATGAATGCCAGTCATGCTATTCAAGTTTATAAATCTGTTGGTGCACATGGTGAAGTCAAATACAGCCAACATGCGCCGCAAAATGGTAAAAACATTGAGCTGATTGAATTTCGTAGTGATGGCAGACAAAGCAATGCAGGACAATTGGCTGGCAAAACAGATGCCAATCAAAGTACTAATACTCAAAGCGTAGAAGAACAAAGAGTTGCAGCGCTTGAAGCACGTATTAAAGAACAAGAAGCACAAGCCAATGCACAGCGTTGCCAGTCACTCCGCAATAATTTGACCAACTTGAATGTCGGCGGACGTATTTATGAGATGGATGCAAATGGCAAGCGTCAATATTTAGACGGTCGTGAAATTGAGCTCAAACGTGAACGCGTACAGCAGGCAATTGATCAGTATTGTGGCAGCTCAACTACCTAG